From one Streptomyces sp. NBC_01478 genomic stretch:
- a CDS encoding S66 peptidase family protein, translating into MTGSALPQLLRPRALRPGDLVVIAALSGPLPAAYEPNVQRTVEVFERMGFRVRRAPLLEAGRRHWWSAATPAEIAGELNGLLRDPEVRAIVASDGGQTALGYLDLIDVDAIRADPKPILGYSDISLLHLVLHGRTGLVGFHADMAVPGFGGQWPSAPVARQAELEQLYCRLLTGTEAIGALPASPSWECWRPGRVEGRLIGGVINRIVLAQATPFALPLDRFDGAVLFWEEMGGLASYVWSYLQVMRHCGILDRISGMVVGVPREIGGLEPGASPSLREIVLDVLGDRDIPVLGNVEFGHSGPNLPMPVGIRVGLDAQQRTLSLLEPTVGPHAITGPVS; encoded by the coding sequence ATGACTGGTTCTGCACTGCCTCAACTGCTTCGACCGCGTGCCCTGAGGCCCGGAGATCTCGTGGTCATCGCCGCGCTGTCCGGCCCGCTGCCGGCCGCCTACGAGCCCAACGTCCAGCGGACGGTGGAGGTGTTCGAGCGGATGGGTTTCCGCGTGCGGCGGGCTCCGCTCCTCGAAGCAGGACGGCGCCATTGGTGGAGCGCGGCCACGCCGGCGGAGATCGCCGGGGAGCTCAACGGTCTTCTGCGTGATCCCGAGGTGCGCGCGATCGTCGCGAGTGACGGCGGCCAGACGGCGCTCGGCTACCTCGACCTGATTGACGTCGACGCGATCAGGGCCGACCCCAAGCCGATCCTCGGCTACAGCGACATCTCGCTGCTGCACCTGGTGCTCCATGGGCGCACGGGCCTGGTCGGGTTCCACGCCGACATGGCCGTCCCCGGCTTCGGCGGGCAGTGGCCGTCCGCGCCCGTGGCGCGCCAGGCGGAACTCGAGCAGCTCTACTGCAGGCTGCTGACCGGCACCGAGGCGATCGGGGCGCTGCCGGCGAGCCCGTCGTGGGAGTGCTGGCGTCCAGGTCGCGTCGAAGGGCGGCTGATCGGCGGGGTGATCAACCGCATCGTGCTGGCGCAGGCGACGCCCTTCGCGCTGCCGCTCGACCGGTTCGACGGTGCCGTGCTGTTCTGGGAGGAGATGGGCGGCCTGGCCTCGTACGTGTGGAGCTATCTGCAGGTGATGCGACACTGCGGCATCCTCGACCGGATCTCCGGCATGGTCGTGGGCGTGCCGCGCGAGATCGGCGGACTCGAGCCCGGCGCGTCCCCGTCCCTGCGCGAGATCGTCCTCGACGTCCTCGGCGACCGTGACATCCCGGTCCTGGGCAACGTCGAGTTCGGGCATTCCGGCCCGAACCTGCCGATGCCGGTCGGCATCCGCGTCGGCCTCGACGCGCAGCAGCGGACGTTGTCGCTGCTCGAACCGACGGTAGGGCCGCACGCGATAACGGGG
- a CDS encoding IS630 family transposase: MAEPVRVRRLTDQEGQQLQRIVRRGSTNTVRYRRAMMLLASAGGNRVPVIAQLVQADEGTVRDVIHRFNEIGLAALDPRWAGGRPRLLSPDDEDFVVQTATTRPTKLGQPFTRWSIRKLAAYLRRVHGRVIRIGREALRCLLARRGVTFQRTKTWKESTDPDRDAKLDRIEHVLDRFPDRVVAFDEFGPLGIRPTGGSCWAEQGRPDRVPATYHRTHGVTYFHGCYSIGDDTLWGANRRRKGAANSLAALKSIRAARPDGAPIYVIMDNLSAHKGAKIRQWARKNKVELCFTPTNASWANPIEAHFGPLRQFTLANSNHPNHTVQTRELHRYLRWRNVNARHPDVLAAQRRERARIRSEKGLRWGGRPAKVA; encoded by the coding sequence ATGGCAGAGCCGGTCAGGGTCCGTAGGCTCACGGACCAGGAGGGCCAGCAGTTACAGCGGATCGTGCGGCGGGGCAGTACGAACACCGTCCGCTACCGGCGGGCGATGATGCTGCTGGCCTCGGCCGGTGGAAACCGGGTCCCGGTGATCGCCCAGTTGGTCCAGGCCGATGAGGGCACGGTGCGCGATGTCATCCACCGGTTCAACGAGATCGGCCTGGCCGCTCTGGACCCTCGGTGGGCGGGAGGCCGTCCCCGCCTACTCAGTCCTGACGACGAGGACTTCGTCGTCCAGACGGCCACCACCCGCCCGACCAAGCTCGGGCAGCCCTTCACCCGCTGGTCCATCCGCAAGCTCGCCGCCTACCTCCGCAGGGTGCACGGCCGGGTGATCCGCATCGGCCGCGAGGCCCTGCGCTGCCTGCTTGCCCGACGCGGCGTCACCTTCCAGCGGACCAAGACCTGGAAGGAGTCCACCGACCCCGACCGCGATGCCAAGCTGGACCGGATCGAGCACGTCCTGGATCGCTTCCCTGACCGCGTTGTCGCGTTCGACGAGTTCGGGCCGCTCGGCATACGCCCGACCGGCGGATCCTGCTGGGCCGAGCAGGGCCGGCCTGACCGGGTCCCGGCGACCTACCACCGCACCCACGGCGTGACCTACTTCCACGGCTGCTACTCCATCGGCGACGACACCCTCTGGGGCGCCAACCGCCGCCGCAAGGGCGCCGCCAACAGCCTGGCCGCGCTCAAGTCGATCCGTGCCGCCCGCCCCGACGGCGCCCCGATCTACGTGATCATGGACAACCTCTCCGCCCACAAGGGCGCCAAGATCCGCCAGTGGGCGCGGAAGAACAAGGTCGAGTTGTGCTTCACTCCGACCAACGCCTCCTGGGCCAATCCGATCGAGGCGCATTTCGGGCCGCTGCGGCAGTTCACCCTCGCCAACTCCAACCACCCGAACCACACGGTCCAGACCCGCGAACTGCACCGCTACCTGCGCTGGCGCAACGTCAACGCCCGCCATCCCGACGTCCTGGCAGCCCAGCGCCGGGAACGCGCCCGCATCCGCAGCGAGAAGGGCCTGCGCTGGGGCGGACGACCGGCGAAAGTCGCGTGA